DNA from Agarilytica rhodophyticola:
ATTAACATTAATATCAACAATAATCGCTTCAATAAGTACTTGAGCACGACGTATATCAAGCCGTCCAACAACCGCCAACAAAGAATCTAGGATATCCTTTGATGCAGTTATTAGCAGCGCATTGGTTGCTTCATCAGCTTCCACTGTGGCTTTAGCAGCGGAAGAATTAGCAGAGGCACCGCTCTTACCGCTGGAGGAAACTTTAGAAACATTTTGTACAACTTTAGTAAGTACTTCTGCCACTTCTTTCGCGTCGGCATATTCAAGATAAACTACGCGAACATTACCAGATTGTTTTTGTGGCTGATCTAATTGCCGAATAAGGCGCTTTATTTTCGCCCGTTTCACATCTTCGCCGGTAAGCAAAATAGCGTTGTTACGGGTATCGGCCACCATGGTTAGGCGGTTAGAAGTTGGTCCTTGTTTCTGCTCTTGGCCCTGTATTTTACCCAGCATTGTCACTAAGGCTTCAGAGTCAGCATATTTAAGCTTTACCACCTCTGTTGTGGGCAGTGCTGCGCGATCGATTTTTTCAATCACTTCGCGCATACGTGAGATATTGGCAGTAGTATCGGTAATCACAATAGCATTACTGGGATCATAAGCTGCCAAATGAGAATTTTGAGGCACCAATGGACGCAGTACAGGAATAACCTTAGCGGCGGCGATATTCTTCAGTTGAATGACCTGAGTAACGAATTCACTATCATCACCACGATCGGCTTTATTTACAGAAGTCGGCGATGTCCTAGCATCTTTAATCGGTACGATACGGACAATGTCTCCCACTTCCACAACGGTAAAATCACTAATCTCCAATACCGAGCGAAATAGTGCATAGAGCTCTTCTTGTGTTAGTGCATCATTAGACATTATGCGAATGCGGCCTTTAACCCTGGGGTCAATCACCATGGTTTTGCCGGTCACTTCGGCAACGAATTTAATTACCTCAAGGATATCCGAGTCATTGAACTGAACCGTATACGTCGGTTCAGAATCTACTTGTTCATCCTGAGCCCATGTCACCGGTCCAGAAATGATTAATCCCGTCATCAAAGACATGGCTACTATTTTCTTTAACACGTTGTTATGCACCTGAATCCAAGCTGATCGTTATTGATTGTGTATTACCATCACGTAAAACGGTAAGTTGCGCTTCCGTCGCTGTTTTCATTGATTTATAAACACTGCGAATTTGCTGCGGGTCGTTCACTTCAATACCATTGACTGAAGTTACGATATCGTTGGCCTTGAGGCCGACTTGATTAAATAAAGCTCGGTCGCGACCGGGACGAATGCGATAGCCCACCATCTTACCGCCCTCTCGATGCACGCTAAAGCGCACCACATCGCCGATATTTTTGGGTATTTGGTCTGGCCGAGCAGACGTGCGAATAGCGTCTAGTTTTTGTGGTTGCTGGCTAACGGCTCTTCTCGTTGGCGTTCGTCTCTGGGGCCTGCGACTAGCGGACACTTGTGATTTAAAATCTTCTTCAGAAAATAACCAGAGAGACTCAAGGCTTCCTTTATTATCGAGGATAACTCGTTTCTCCAATACTCTGGCAAGCTTTACACCTCGATTTGCCTCAATCTCATCGCCTATAGCATAGAGCCGCTGTTTATTGCCATCGGCGATAATTGCACTGCCCTTTTCATTACTATTGCTGGCAAAAACACCATGCAGCTTCAAGCGTAACTTGGTGGTCTTTTGAGTATCTATTTCTTGTTCTACTGGAGCTTCTGGCTCCACAGCCACAACCGCTACTGAACTACCAAAGACATCTTTTAGGGGGGCAACAGCTGAATATTTAACAGTCTGTTTAGGCGCTTGCTGAGCGCTTTCGATGGGTGCTGCTAATTTCGTTGGGAGAGGCGCTTGGGGAGTTGGAAAAACCAACCAAAATAACGTTGCACTACTTCGTACCAGCCAAATAATTGCAATCACCAGCACAAGCGTCCGCCAAAAAGACAGAGGCAATCGACGGGCGTATTCCACCAGCGATTGGGACTTCTCTCCCATTGAGGCCAACATGGCATTTTGTGATAACTGCTGCGACAAACCGACTCTCCATTAAACTGTTACGTAATCTGTTGTTTTCACCGCGACTACAAGCACTTTTACAAGGACGGCTAGTGTATACAGACTACCTAAGGATTGATATGGCCTCATTTGCGACTCCATAGTTGTTTCACATTTTTGCTCGCTTTTATCTTTTTTAAGCTAATTTTTATAGCGTTATGATGAATTAGCGCTCAAAAATAGAGCAAAAAAATATCAAAAATCTATGTTTGCTCTACAATTTAATGAAAGCACACAAAAACCACTAAAAGATCAATATAAAGATCAAAATGCCCGCAAAATCACACTTTTGTACTAGGCATCTTAATAGTAATACCTGAAAAGGTAGCAAAGCATTTTCTGGTAAGACTAATTATAGCCGCGAGTTAATAGCCTTAGCTTGTGGTGATAGTTTAGGGTATGTATTCTACACCCCCTTGTCATTCTCTGAGGAAAAGCAGCGGTTAATGAACACAGTTTACCTTCTAAAAAACCAACACAATGAGTATCTGGACAAATCTGGCGAATGGGTTGTGGGAGATAATCAAAAATCCCTCTTTCGTTCCGTGTATAAGGATGAAGCCCTCAATCAAAAAGCCGAGTTCAGCGTCAAAAATTTTGAGCTTAGGATCACTATTACCGAAGCAGAAATTGACGAAAAAGGCAGAGTTATCCTAGCGGAACATGAACAGCAAGCAAACATACTCGCAGAGATAAGTGAAAACACTAATGTCGAACTTGCTGTCAATGATGAAGAGTGTGATGGTGAAAGTAACAATGACACTCATGTCAACATCAGCCTAGGTGAAGATACCGATCTTCAAACCGCTGAGTTGGATCTTTTCGGCAATACAAACTACGAACATGAAAATTCAGCACAGGGCATGCCTAGCGATATTGGAGACAGCCTTGGAGCTAATGTTATAGACAGCCTTGAAGCCGATATTCGAGATAACTCTGACACTCTGGATGTAAGCGAAAACGAGCAAGAGGTAGAAACTAGTGAGGAGCAAACTGCAGTTGATAACGCAACATGTCTCGATAACGCAACTGAGAAAACAGAAATCATAGCAGACATCCCTGTTAACCATGAGGCAGAGGCAGAACAAGGGTTAATTTTGACAGAGCAAAAGGGAACTAATCTTGATTCTATCGCTCCAGAAGGGGATATCATTCCACAATTGCCTGGCGATACAATGTTAAAAGACGATACCCTCGTAGAAAACTCCAGCAAGACGACCATTAGCGCATCTGATAATAGTGAATCTGGGTTAAACA
Protein-coding regions in this window:
- the gspC gene encoding type II secretion system protein GspC; this translates as MSQQLSQNAMLASMGEKSQSLVEYARRLPLSFWRTLVLVIAIIWLVRSSATLFWLVFPTPQAPLPTKLAAPIESAQQAPKQTVKYSAVAPLKDVFGSSVAVVAVEPEAPVEQEIDTQKTTKLRLKLHGVFASNSNEKGSAIIADGNKQRLYAIGDEIEANRGVKLARVLEKRVILDNKGSLESLWLFSEEDFKSQVSASRRPQRRTPTRRAVSQQPQKLDAIRTSARPDQIPKNIGDVVRFSVHREGGKMVGYRIRPGRDRALFNQVGLKANDIVTSVNGIEVNDPQQIRSVYKSMKTATEAQLTVLRDGNTQSITISLDSGA
- the gspD gene encoding type II secretion system secretin GspD, which encodes MLKKIVAMSLMTGLIISGPVTWAQDEQVDSEPTYTVQFNDSDILEVIKFVAEVTGKTMVIDPRVKGRIRIMSNDALTQEELYALFRSVLEISDFTVVEVGDIVRIVPIKDARTSPTSVNKADRGDDSEFVTQVIQLKNIAAAKVIPVLRPLVPQNSHLAAYDPSNAIVITDTTANISRMREVIEKIDRAALPTTEVVKLKYADSEALVTMLGKIQGQEQKQGPTSNRLTMVADTRNNAILLTGEDVKRAKIKRLIRQLDQPQKQSGNVRVVYLEYADAKEVAEVLTKVVQNVSKVSSSGKSGASANSSAAKATVEADEATNALLITASKDILDSLLAVVGRLDIRRAQVLIEAIIVDINVNDNAELGLEWLFANQEDGVFGGSSQGSETSLGIAAGLLNGNNNNNNNNNNNNNNNNNNVLSSLATGIAGRTGQTLGVAGDGRDAFAAILTALRSNNKANILSTPSILTMDNQEATISVGQNVPFRTGSFTSTGGNASNPTNPFTTIQRENVGISLTVTPQVNEGNKVLLDITQEVSSLSDGVAGSADLITNQSEITTQVLASDGQTVILGGLIREDIQDGEARVPVLGRIPILGHLFKVQSTTHRKANLMVFLRARIVRDDETLHGATAEKYRLIQDLQSGMRDEGLHLLRDDRIQVIPDLEEIPVEDLPDSAFQDDKKKKK